The Maridesulfovibrio ferrireducens genomic sequence TGCTTGAAATGCAATTTGACTGGTACCGCTGGCAGGAAGAAAACAATAATTCAGCAGCACTTGTTGCGGAAAACGAAGCCATTTCAAAAGTACTTAAAGAAATGGACACCATTACACATCTCACAGGCGGAACACTTCGCATTGACGGACGTATAATAGCCTACACAATAGCTGAGCCACTGGGTAATGATACAATTGTAATTCACTTTGAAAAAGGAAACACCTATTTTAAAGGTGTATATCAGGCAATCAACCAGATGTTCCTTGAAAACTCTGCAAGTGATAAAAAATTTGTAAATCGTGAACAGGATCTTGGTGAACCGGGTCTGCGAAAAGCTAAACTTTCATACAATCCTGTTGATTTTATGAAAAAATACGAAATCACAGTTCGCTAATTTTTTCAGGTAAATTAAATGATTCTGACATCGACAAAACGTAAAAGGTTCGTAGTTCTCGGACTTGACGGACTTCCTGCGTCTCTTGCTGTTAAAATGGCGGCAAGATTGCCTAACCTTAATAGAATTGCGGGTAAAAACAAGCCGCTAACCGCTGAAACTCCGGAACTGTCACCTGTAAACTGGACGTCTTTTTTCACAGCAGCCGGACCTGAAACACACGGTGTTTACGGTTTTACGAAATTAGATAGAAGCTCTTACACGCTATCCATAAACAATTTCGACAATGTTTATGGATCTACTATTTTCGACCGCATAGGAGAAAAAGGTTTAGTCAGCAAAGTGATTAACCTTCCGAATACCTACCCTGCGCGTCCGTTAAGAGGAATGCTCATTTCCGGCTTTGTAGCGGATTCACTTGAAAAAGCTGTTTACCCGCAGTTTCTACTCGCACCGCTTAAAAAGTCAGGGTTTATCTTAGAGGCAGACACAACCAAGGGGTTGATGGACCCGCAATATCTGATAGACCAAGTAAGCAAGACACTCGAATGCAGACTTAACGCATTCGAAATGCTCTGGAACGACCTTGCGTGGGATCTGTTTGTAATAGTCTTTACAGAAACGGACAGACTCTTTCATTTCCTCTATCCGGCGTTTGAAGACACTAATCACCCTTTGCACAATGTTTGTATGAATTTCATGATTAAATGGGACGCAGCAATCGGACGGGTTCTTGATAAATTTGATACTCTCCCCGGCGATAAAAAGCTGATATCTTTTGCCGACCACGGATTCACATCTCTTAAAACCGAGGTTGACCTCAATGCGTTCCTCATTCAAAAGGGACTTCTAAGCCTTAAGCACATTCCCTCTGACCAATGGGATTCAACCGCCATCAGTGATGAAAGCAAAGCTTTTGCACTTGATCCCGGCAGAATATATATCCATACAGCAGAGAAATTCGACAGAGGGCAAGTGAGCAGGCACGAAGTTAAATCCATAGCTGAAAATATAGCTTTTGATCTTATGAAATTGGAATTTAACGGTCAGCAGGTTATGGAATCAGTTCAAACAACCACTGAACTTTACGGCGAAACCGCCATCGGCAATCCACCGGATTTAATTTGCACAGCAAAACCCGGATTTGACCTTAAAGCTAAATTCGACCGTAAAGATATTTTTGGATTCTTCGGAAGAACCGGTACTCATACCCGCGGGGATGCTTTTTTTTACAGCTCAGACGGAGAACAAGCCGACTTAATGCGCGACACAGGTAAAATGATCCTGAACTGGTTCAATATTTCCCCTTCCCCAGCACCCCATGCCCGTCGGAGACAAAAAAATGATCGATTTCAAAAAAGAACTTAATCCAGCGCAATATGAAGCAGCCACGAACCCTCAAGGTCCGGTACTTGTTATTGCCGGAGCAGGCAGCGGAAAGACCAGAACTATTGTCTACAGACTTGCATGGCTTGTCGAACAAGGAATCCCGCCTGAATCAATCCTGCTGATGACCTTCACCCGCAAAGCCGCTCAGGAAATGCTGACCAGAACTGAACAAATTCTGGGCAGACCTCTGCATGGAACCAATGGCGGAACTTTTCATTCATTCGCTTTTTCTATTCTGCGGCAGAACAGCGCCGAAATAGGCTTTCCAAACGGTTTTACGCTCATGGACCGTGGCGACTGTGAAGATGTCATACGGGAAGTTAAAAGCAACTTCGGATTCGGCCAGAAAGATCGTTCCTACCCAAAAAAAGCTACCCTGCTGGATATGGTGACCAAATCCAGAAACAAAGAAGTCTCCATAGATTTCCTGCTTAATTCTGAGGCATTCCACCTCGCTTGCTACGGACAGGAAATGGAACAGATTTCAGATGGTTATGCCATCTACAAAAAACAGCACGGTTTGATGGATTATGACGATCTCCTCTTTTATCTTGAAGAGTTGCTTTCAAAAGACGAGTTCCTCAGAAATTCATTACGCAGCCGCTTCCAATATATCATGGTGGACGAATATCAGGACACTAACCTTGTGCAGGCCCGTATTGTACAACATCTGGCCGGTAAAAACGGCAATGTAATGGCTGTCGGCGATGATGCGCAATCCATCTATTCTTTCAGAGGCGCTGATGTCACCAACATCCTTAAATTTCCTGAAATTTTTAATGACGTAAAAATAGTTCGCCTTGAACAAAATTACCGATCAACTCAACCGATACTCGATATTACCAACGCAATTCTGGATGGCGCTGCAAATAAATTTGATAAAAAACTGTTCACTGAAAAAACATGGGGCAAAAAGCCGCAGTTGATGATTCCGCTAAGTGATTTCAGCCAGTCTACAAGAATTCTGGACCGTATTATCGAATTACAGAAAAAACACGGTCCCGAAGAAGTCGCTGTTCTTTTCAGAGCGGGATATCAGAGTTACGGGCTGGAAGTTGCACTCAAAAGGTTAGGTGTAGGCTATAAAAAATATGGCGGTCTTAAATTTAACGAAGCCGCACATATTAAGGATGTTCTTTCCTTTTTGCGTCTTGTTTCTAATCCTGCTGATATTATTGCTTGGCAACGCTGCCTCGGTCACATCAAAGGGGTCGGTCCTAAAACAGCTCAAAAAATTGCGAATACCGTCATTTCCGGCGATATAAACGCTATCAACAAATACACTCAAAAATACTCCCTGCTTAAAGATATTCTTGCTGATATCGACGGATTGCGAGAAAAAAGATCATCCCCTGCAACGTCCCTTGAAGTTGTTATTCCTCTTTATACACCGATACTTGTTGCAACTTATCCTGACGATTATCCAAGACGTGAAGCGGGACTTGATCAGCTTTTACAAATTGCAAACAACTATACAGATCTCGATAGTTTTCTTGCTGACATGTGTCTTGATCCTGATCAGCATCGTGAAGAAGCTGCACAGGAAAATGTTCTTACGCTTTCAACCATTCACTCGGCAAAAGGACTTGAATGGAACGCCGTAATCATAATAGATCTGGTGGAAGACAGATTCCCTTCCCGCAAATCAATGCACAAACCTCTTGAATATGAAGAGGAACGCAGACTGCTGTACGTTGCCTGCACCCGCGCAAAAGAAGAACTTATTCTATCGGCCCCGGCATCACTTTACCGTAAAAATTCTGACTTCAATGAACCAGCGGTCCCGAGTCCTTTTATACGGGAACTTGATAATTACTTGTTTGACGAATTGCATGAATCATATTCCGGCGGAATGAATAAACAGCGGATTGCGGCTGTCCCGTCTTTTGACACAAAACCCCGTAGTACGGATTCTATCGAAAACAAAAAAAACAGTTCCGCACAAAAACTAGGCCATTGCACACATAAGATTTTCGGACGCGGTAAAATTATCGATAAAGTTGATCCTAATAAACTTAAGATTAATTTCCCGGGATTCGGAGTTAAGGTAATCGTAGAAGACTTCGTTGAGCTTCTGTAGGTAAAAAAATGAAAAATTTAAACTCCGAACAAGATTTCCTAGCACTCATAGACACTTACTTTCCGTCCATAAACGGACACGTAACTTTAGGCAGAGGTGACGACTGCTCCATTTTACGGACAAACAAAGAACTCTGTATAAGTAAGGATCTTTTCCTTGAAGATGTGCATTTCCGGCGCTCATACTTCTCGCCTGCAGACATCGGATACAAATCGCTTGCCGTAAACATCAGTGACATTGCAGCAATGGGCGGAGTTCCAAAAGGTTTTGCCCTAGGCCTTATCGTTCCTCCGGAACTGGATGAAAGTTACTGGGACTCACTCCTGAAAGAAATGGCTAAACTTGCAAACAGACACAGACTTATCCTTGCCGGAGGAGATTTGTGCAAAGGTACATCGCTTGGCATATCCGTAACGGTCTGGGGTGAGCCATTTCAGAACCCGAAACAAAATTCAGGCTCTAAGGGTAAATTTTTAACCCGTGGTAATGCAAAGCCGGGAGACATACTTTTCATACACGGCTCATTGGGGCTTGCGCGCACCGGAATGCTCCTGTTGGAAAAAGATGAACCGTGCAGCCGCGACACCTTCCCAAAGAGCGTACAGGCTCATTTACGGCCTCAAACACGAATAGAAATAGGTAACACTCTTTCAACATTCCCATCCGTAACAGGACTGATGGATTTATCTGACGGACTGGCACGGGATCTGCCACGTTTTATTAATTGCTGCGAAACAGCATTCGGAGCTGAAATATCTTTACCTGAAGATCTTCTTCACAGTGAAGTTATACGATTTGCCAAAACAAACGGAATTCCACCCGAAGAACATGCTTTTCAAGGCGGTGAAGATTACGCCCTTTTCGGAGCCGCATCCGCTGATGGATTTGATGAGCTGATAAATACAGTAGAAGGAATTGTCCCGATCGGAGTGCTTACTGATAGATCTGAAATTTTACTCAACGGCAAAAAATATTCAGAAAAAGGATTTGATCATTTTTCAGGTTAGTTGCAAGATTTAAAATCTTGATAATTTTGCCGCCTGGAGGGCTCTTAAGGAGAAAAAATGGATACTGATCTAAAAATAATAGGTTTTATAAAGTCAGAATTTAAAAAAAGAGAAGATACACCTAAACAAGGTGATGAAGGTGGCGTTGAAGCTGTCCTTCACATCAAAGAAGAATTTTCCGAAGCTATGGACGGACTGAAACCGGGCATGGAAATTTTATTGCTTTCATGGCTGCATGAAGGCGATCGAAACTATTTGAGAGTTCATCCACGCGGAAACAAAGCAACCCCTATGAGGGGAGTTTTTTCTACACGCTCACCTGACCGTCCAAATCCGATAGGACTCCATCCTGTCACCATAAAAAGCGTAAATGGACTTGAAATCAGAGTTTATCCGCTTGAAGCTATAGACGGAACGCCTCTTCTGGATATAAAGAACGCATAAGAAGCAATCGAAAAAAGCACGCAAAAAAACGGAAGAGAAATTTTCACTACTCTTCCCACGGGGTCGTCAATAAAGACCGACCCCGCGTGGGGAATATTTCAGCGATAAAATAACCGCTAAAACCAACCTACTATAATTTAGCGGGGACGATAAGTAATTCTACCGCGAGTCAAATCGTATGGAGAAAGTTCAACTGTAACTTTATCGCCAGGCATTACTCTAATACGGAATTTGCGCATTTTTCCAGAAATATGAGCCAAGACTACGTGGCCGTTTTCAAGCTCAACTCTGAACATAGCATTAGGGAGAGCTTCCTCAACGGTTCCATTAACTGCAATTCCTTCTTCTTTTGCCAAAATAATTTCTCGATTTTTTAAATTTAAATTAGAAAAGCCTACTAACGCTTAAGCGACAGCAGGCTTTATTTTTGATATTCCCGATGATCGGAAATTTTGTAACAAGACTGTCTTCAGGTATAATTTGGAATTGATGAAACTAAAAAATCTCACCAGCCCAAAGGGGCTTTATACCAAAACGGAACGAATTACCAGCGTTTTGGACGCTCCTCCCGTGGGCGGGCCTCATTTACTTTAAGATTACGTCCACCAAAATCTTTTCCATCAAGTGATTCTATTGCCTGCAAAGCACCCTGATCATCCATTTCAACAAAACAGAACCCACGCGGACGTCCTGTTTCGCGATCTGTTATCAAGTTGACAGAAATAACTTCACCAAACTCTTCAAAAGCTGATTTAATGTCTTCCTCGGAAGCACTCCAAGGAAGATTACCCACGTAAATGTTTTTAGACATTTCTCAAAACTCCATAAAACGTTGCATCTTTTAACACTAGACCAGACAGCCGTTCCCGATTCATTTTGCTCGATCCGACCCTTAGATTTTGGCTTTGGAACCTACCAAGCCATGAAATCAATTCAACTAAATACCTATAAAAACGATCTATGATATTACGCTGAAATCTGGCATCCTAATTAGCCCCTTATAATCTTCTACAAAAAAAAGCAATAGCCTGCACAAAAAAGATGAACACGTCATCCTTTCCATGCAGGCTATATATAAATAAACTTAAAGAACTAGACTATTTCTTGAGCCAGCTCATCATCTTACGAAGATCAGTTCCGACTGTTTCAACCTGATGCTCTGCATTCAGACGACGCATTGCATTGAAATGAGCCTTTCCGGACATATTTTCAACGATAAATTCTTTAGCGAACTCACCCTGCTGAATTTCCTTGAGGATTTTCTTCATTTCTTTACGGCTTTCAGCATTGATAACTCTAGGTCCGCGAGTCAAATCGCCATATTCAGCAGTATCACTGATTGACGCACGCATGTTAGAAAGACCGCCTTCATAAATGAGGTCGATGGTCAATTTAAGTTCATGCAAACATTCGAAGTATGCAATTTCAGGCTGATATCCGGCTTCAACCAAAGTTTCAAAGCCAGCCTTGATAAGTTCGCTTACACCTCCGCAAAGAACAGCCTGCTCACCGAAAAGGTCGGTTTCAGTTTCTTCACGGAAGTTTGTTTCAATAACACCGGAACGAGTTGCTCCGATACCCTTTGCGTAAGCAAGAGCGATCTCAAAAGCATTACCGCATACATTCTGGTAAACTGCAGCAATAGCCGGAACAGCTCCACCTTCAGTGTATGTGCGGCGCACAAGATGACCTGGTCCTTTTGGAGCAATCATGATTACATCATTGTCTGCATTAGGAACAATCTGGTCAAAATGGATATTGAAACCATGACCAAAAGCAAGAATATCACCGGACTTAAGGTTCGGAAGAATCTCACTTTTATAAATAGCTGCCTGAACCTGATCAGGTAGGAGAATCATAATTAGGTCTGCAGCGGCAGTAGCTTCAGCTGCGCTTACAGGCTCAAAGCCATGTTCTTTTGCGAGGTCGTAGTTAGGACCTCCGGGACGCTGACCGACAACAACCTTAACACCTGAATCACGTAGATTCTGAGCGTGAGCATGGCCCTGGCTACCATAACCGATGATGGCTACAGTTTTGTCTTTCAAAAGTCCTAAATCTGCATCATTTTCGTAATAAACTTTCATTGAATTCTCCTGATTTTCACTTTCAATCGGACACGAAACCATAACAGTTTCCCGGCAAATTTAATCACATGATTAGAATCTGTCAGAGATCTTTTCTATGCCGAAATATTGATTGAAATTTAATTATACTTGCAAAGCACGCTTCATTGCGACCGTACCGGTACGGGCAACTTCCTTAATACCGAATCTGGATAGCAGATTAATCAAGGCATCGATTTTACCGTGATCTCCGGTAACCTCAAGAGTCAGCTCGTCCACGCTGACATCAACAACTTTACATCTGAATATATCTACTATTCGAAGAATTTCAGCCCGTTTAGCGTCTTCAGCATTAACCTTAAGCAGAACCATTTCTCTCTCAACAGATTTAAGCTCTGTGAGATCGACAACTTTAATAACCGTAACAAGCTTTCTCAGCTGTTTAACGATTTGTTCAATGATCTGCTCATCACCTACAGTGGTTATGGTCATCAGCGAAACTCCTTCTTCCAGAGTCGGGGCAACGTTAAGGGATTCAATATTAAATCCGCGTCCGCTGAACAATCCTACAACTCTGGAAAGAACGCCGGGCTCATTTTCAACCATGACGGACAGAGTATGTCTCATTATTCTATCCTCCTAAACGAGCAACATGTCGGCTAATGAAGCTCCGGCAGGAACCATAGGATAAACATTCTCCTCTGGATCAACCCGAACATCGATAATACAAACCTTAGGGAGAGCAAACGCCTCCGTAAGCACAGGCACGACATCTTTCTCTTCGGTTACTCTGAACCCGACAGCTCCGTAGGCTTCAGCTAGTTTTACAAAATCCGGCTGAGCATCCATACAGGTTTCACAGTAATTACGATTGTAAAAAAGTTCCTGCCACTGACGAACCATGCCAAGATAACCATTGTTTAAAATAACAATCTTGACCGGAAGGTCATTGCAGACAGCAGTCATCAATTCCTGAATATTCATCTGAATAGAACCGTCTCCGGCAATATTCACAACAAGCCGGTCAGGAAACGCCATTTGCGCGCCGATGGCAGCAGGAAGCCCATACCCCATCGTTCCTAAACCCCCCGAAGACAGAAAAGATTTTGACTTTTTAAACTTATAAAATTGTGCGGCCCACATCTGATTCTGACCGACCTCAGTAGCGACAATAGCGTCACCGTTGCTGATTTCATAAACCTTTTCAACAACATACTGAGGTTTAATGAACGACCCACCTTTATTATACCGCAAAGGATGAGTTTCAGACCATTGCTGAACCTGACGAACCCAGACAGCATGAGAATCTTCGGAATAAGTCTGGTCGAGAATAGGCTCAATTACTGATTTAAGTGAAGACAATGCACTTTTGCAGTCAGCAACAAGAGGCACATGAACAGCAACATTTTTTTGAATTGAAGTAGGATCAATATCTATATGAACGAGTGTGGCTTTAGGGGCAAAAGTATCAACCTTTCCAGTCACACGGTCATCGAACCTCGCTCCGATTGCCAGAACGAGGTCCGAATTATTAATTGCCATGTTTGCGGCATAGGTGCCATGCATTCCCAGCATCCCAAGCCATAAGGGATCATCTCCGGGAAAGGCGCCAAGCCCCATGAGAGTGGCTGTCACCGGAATATTCAGACTCTTGGCGAGCCATGTCAATTCATCCTCAGCTCCGGAACTGATAACCCCGCCGCCAGCGTAAATAACCGGTCTTTCGGCCTTTTCAATAAGCTTGGCAACTTTTTTAATCTGACCGATATGAGGTGTCAGATTCGGATTATAGCTTCGCAATGACACATCTTCAGGCCAGACAAATTCAGCCTTAGCCTGCATAATATCTTTAGGAAGATCGACCAATACAGGCCCGGGTCGTCCTGAGCGTGCGAGATAAAACGCCTGCCTTACAGTGAAGGCTAACTCGTTAATATCTTTGACCAAGTAGTTATGTTTTGTACAGGGCCGGGTAATTCCGACAATATCAACCTCTTGAAAGGCATCATTTCCGATTAAAGGAGTCGGAACCTGTCCTGTAAAAATTACTACCGGAATTGAATCCATGTATGCAGTTGCAATACCGGTAACAGCATTTGTTGCTCCGGGACCGGATGTAACCAAGCATACGCCTGCTTCACCTGTTGCCCGGGCATAACCATCAGCCGCATGGACCGCACCCTGCTCGTGTCTGACCAGTATATGCTTAAAAGGATAATTCGGGAGTTGATCATATATATCGATTATCGCGCCGCCGGGATAGCCGAAAACAACTTCAACTCCCTCTTTTTTCAGACATTCAAGAAATATCTGAGCTCCGGTGAGCTCCATGGCTCTCTCCCTATTATTTGTATTTTTCTATTAACAAATGCAATTTCGTTTTTCCGGCCAATTTCTTTTTCTTCAGTTCTTTCAATTCAAGGACTTCTGTCTCGTTTAGAAGACCTTTCTTTTCAAATCTATCAATAATCTTTTTTAGATCTTTATGCTGATCCCATAGCCCTTTAATTTCCGCATCCTGACCAACTAGAGTTTTAATCAGATCGACGTCTTTAGCTTCCATTTGAAACTCCTTTGCAGAGGTTTGCATATTCAAGCGTCAGTGGAAAATATTCCATCCTAACGCAGTACAACTTTTTAATCTTCTCTCTCAATTTATTTGGCTTTTTTGAAAAATTTAAGCTTGGCTTCAATGGCTTCAACTTTTTCAAGTTCAGGATTACTGATCTCAAGTGTCTTTAAATGGGACTCAAGAACAGCTTTGAGCTCAACTTCAAACCTAGTTCTTTGGCGTTTGAGTTCGTTAATATCTTCATGAATTTGAGCCAAACGGTTGTGTGCCTGCTGCAAAATAACTTCAGCCCTTGAATGGGCCTCATTAATTATGAGCTCAGCTTCCTTTCTGGCAGTTGCTTTGAGGTCATCAATCATTCTTTGAGTTGTCATCAAAGTATCACGAAGTGTTTCTTCGCGCTGACGAAACTCTCGAATAGAGGAATCGCGGCGTTCAATCTTCTTCATAAGCTGCTTCTTGTCATCGGCGGTTGCACCGAGAACTTCAGCAAGCTCAATCATAAGCTGATCCACTTCACTTTTAGAATACCCGAAAAGAGATTTTGAAAACTTTTTATTAAGTAAATCAATCTTCGAAAGGGTCATCCACTACCTCCAGAGGCTACATTCCATATGCAAGTCTTGTAAGGTTGCCCACCAAGGCAATATCAAGCATCTGAATAATCAGAATAACAACTATCGGAGACAGGTCGAAACCACCGATATTAACGAATGGAATATACTGCCTGACCTTTGCAAAAACAGGCTCGGTTGCTTTACGCAGAAAACGAACAACGGGATTGTAAGGATCAGGGTTTACCCAGGTAATAAGAGCGGAAATAATAACCACCCACATATAAAGATTGAGGACAATCTGAAGAACTTTAGCTACGGCAAGAATCACATAATCCATTTAACATACTCCTGACAGGCATAGAATTGAAAAAGCAGTATACGCTTCCATTCTTGTTTACAAATTGTCACAGCAAGCCCTAAGAATCAACACTTTTTAGGGCATATTAACAAAATGAACTTATTATTAAAAATCCAAGACTAAAACCATGACTTATTCAGACTTGCGCCAAACATTATTTTTGGCTTTTTCAAACAAACTACGAAGAACCCAATAATCTGAAATATGTAACGAAGCACTAAGCAACGGACTGCAATAAGCCCAGAACTCAACACCTGCGCGGGAAGCGCATGCTTCATCTATCCATGTATCTCCAATATAGACGACGTCTTCCGGCTTCATAGACCACTTATCCAGAATATAATGAACACCTTCAGGATGGGGCTTTGAATTAGGTAAAAGCGTAGACGTAACAGTTGGAGAAAAGAAACCTTCTATATCTAAATTTTCCAAAACAGTAGGCAGAGAATCAGTTCTATTCGTATTAATGGCCATACGGATATTATTATCTCTAAGCCACACTAGGACTTCGCGGAGTCCCTCTTCTATTTGAATATAGGACAGCGCTTCACTAAGCTCAGGCAACTTTCTGAGTTCAAGAGCTTCTTCGTAATTTTTTTCAGGAAGAACATGTGCCAGGGACTCAAAAACAGTATGCGCATGCGCAAACTTTTCTTCTTCCTTACTCATAGGCGGAAGATTAAATCTATTTTTGAACCAATTGTAATACCACCTGTTTGCTTCAAATGAACTGATCAAAACTCCGTCACAATCAAAAATAATTCCCTTAACTTCTTTAAGAGCTTCAGGCGGAGTTATATCGCTTAAATGTATTCCTTCCATTAATAAAACCTCATTTATTCTGTTTCGGGGACGGCCAGAGCGATAAGAAACTCCCGGTCCAACCACGGCTTTTCTTCAGGTACACTTGAAAGCCCTAAAAGCTTCCATGCCTTATCTCTTACTACAGTTGCCTTCTCAGGCAAAACGCCTTCTTTTTCATAAAAATCCAGTTCCAGATCACGCCAGAATGAAACTGCATCAATATCACTTGTGACTAATGCAGAATTTTCAGGCAAAAGAACAGCAAACCCTTCAAGAACTTTCTGCCATGGCAGAATAACTCTTGAACCAGCTTGAACCGGAGCATTGGAAAACAGTCCCCCAAGGGCTCTAGCCTGCTGATCTGCTGCATCTTCATCATCAAGCCCGAGACTTGTACCGAAACCGGACCACTTATCATTCAATTTATGCTCAATTTCTGCAAGCTCAAGATGCTTCTCTTCGTAAGCGTATACCAAAGCCAATACTACCTGATTTTGAACGCGATCAGTCTCAGACTTTTTTTCAGCAGGAGTGTCACGAATAAGAGCATTCAGCTCATTTTCAATTGCAGAAGTTCTTTCACCGAATTGATCTTTCTGGTTTGAAGTAGGCATGGACAACATTTTAAACATTTTGCCAAGACTTTCACCATAACTAACGAAATCTGCTATCATACGGCGACACACATCAGGTTCCACAGGCAGGTTTTCAGGCCTGAAAACAAGAACATCTTCTGTCTGTGCTCTGTCAACTCCTGGATCAAAAAGCAACGCACCTTCAACCTTTTCAGTTATCAACTCTTCGTGCAACTGCGGGAAGTATATCAACATGGCAATTCTCCATCGGTTAAAGATGTCACTTTAAAATTTAGAACAACCGCACATAATTTAAAATCATTCTGCGAATAAAATCTAATCCTCAGTAGGCATAAATTTATCGCAAATACCTTCACAGCGAGGAAACTCCAATAAACATATATCTTCGTAACCATCGGAACACAAAGGATATGTGTCCTCTCCCTGCAAGGCGTTTTTATGGCATCCGCCCGTAGAAGCCCGATGCTCTGCAATCCGGAGATCCCATAACTCGGAAACAACCTCTGCGCTAAGCTTGAAAGTTTCAGCCTGCCTGAGTAATTTATCATACTCATCCTCAAGGCCAACTAAAATTTTACACCGCAATTCCGCATTGTACCCGGGATTTAATAATTCATCGTAAAGACATCTGCCTTTTTTATAAAAACGACACATATGTCCCGGCATTTTGGAAATAGTTGCCAAAAAAAATCTCCTGAACAGTGATTAGATTTACAGTTTAAAACAACAAACAAACTTCACTGAAGACCTATTTACGCATTTAAAATTTGTAAAGACCAAAAAGATAGTTTTTACAAGCGTTTTTAAGAGGAAAAGTCATTCTTGACCTTAATGCCCGGCCCGTGTAAAAGTTCCCTACCGTCTAGCATTGGAGGAAAAAATGTTTGGATTAGGAATAACAGAAATTCTTTTGATTTTGGGTATTATTATCCTGATATTCGGTGCCAAAAAACTTCCTGAAGTGGGAAGTGGGCTAGGCCGTGCAATTCAAAATTTCAAAAGGGCCAGTAGTGAGTCTGATGAAATTGACGTAACTCCCTCAAAAGACAAAGACAAGGATAAGGAAGCTTAACAGTTTTCTTTGACTTGCCTGTAAAAACCCCGGTTTACTTAATGTGAGCCGGGGTTTTTACATTCTTGCTTTTTAGCAAAAAACATAGCGAATCCCTGTTTTATGTAAACAACTCCAGAAACAAACGTAAACAAAGCAGTTGCCCATTCAAGGACGAACTCTACCTCAAAGAAATCAAGAGCAAAAGAAAGTCTGCTTAAAACAGAGAATATAAGTAGCAATTGCAAAGCAGTGGTTAACTTGCTGATTATCAAAGGATTAATTTTCTTCTGAACATCTACTCCGTAGGATTTCAAAAAGAATAAGCCTCCGACAATTATTGTATCCCTTAAAATCACAAGTAATGCCAGCCAGCTTGGAATTAGCCCTTGAATGGCGAGACACAGGAAAGATGTAATAATAAGGAATTTATCAGCAAGCGGGTCGAGCATCGCCCCTAGCGACGTGCGCTGATTGAGAATTCGCGCTAGAAAACCATCAAGAGCATCTGAAAATCCTGCC encodes the following:
- a CDS encoding alkaline phosphatase family protein gives rise to the protein MILTSTKRKRFVVLGLDGLPASLAVKMAARLPNLNRIAGKNKPLTAETPELSPVNWTSFFTAAGPETHGVYGFTKLDRSSYTLSINNFDNVYGSTIFDRIGEKGLVSKVINLPNTYPARPLRGMLISGFVADSLEKAVYPQFLLAPLKKSGFILEADTTKGLMDPQYLIDQVSKTLECRLNAFEMLWNDLAWDLFVIVFTETDRLFHFLYPAFEDTNHPLHNVCMNFMIKWDAAIGRVLDKFDTLPGDKKLISFADHGFTSLKTEVDLNAFLIQKGLLSLKHIPSDQWDSTAISDESKAFALDPGRIYIHTAEKFDRGQVSRHEVKSIAENIAFDLMKLEFNGQQVMESVQTTTELYGETAIGNPPDLICTAKPGFDLKAKFDRKDIFGFFGRTGTHTRGDAFFYSSDGEQADLMRDTGKMILNWFNISPSPAPHARRRQKNDRFQKRT
- a CDS encoding ATP-dependent helicase, which gives rise to MIDFKKELNPAQYEAATNPQGPVLVIAGAGSGKTRTIVYRLAWLVEQGIPPESILLMTFTRKAAQEMLTRTEQILGRPLHGTNGGTFHSFAFSILRQNSAEIGFPNGFTLMDRGDCEDVIREVKSNFGFGQKDRSYPKKATLLDMVTKSRNKEVSIDFLLNSEAFHLACYGQEMEQISDGYAIYKKQHGLMDYDDLLFYLEELLSKDEFLRNSLRSRFQYIMVDEYQDTNLVQARIVQHLAGKNGNVMAVGDDAQSIYSFRGADVTNILKFPEIFNDVKIVRLEQNYRSTQPILDITNAILDGAANKFDKKLFTEKTWGKKPQLMIPLSDFSQSTRILDRIIELQKKHGPEEVAVLFRAGYQSYGLEVALKRLGVGYKKYGGLKFNEAAHIKDVLSFLRLVSNPADIIAWQRCLGHIKGVGPKTAQKIANTVISGDINAINKYTQKYSLLKDILADIDGLREKRSSPATSLEVVIPLYTPILVATYPDDYPRREAGLDQLLQIANNYTDLDSFLADMCLDPDQHREEAAQENVLTLSTIHSAKGLEWNAVIIIDLVEDRFPSRKSMHKPLEYEEERRLLYVACTRAKEELILSAPASLYRKNSDFNEPAVPSPFIRELDNYLFDELHESYSGGMNKQRIAAVPSFDTKPRSTDSIENKKNSSAQKLGHCTHKIFGRGKIIDKVDPNKLKINFPGFGVKVIVEDFVELL
- the thiL gene encoding thiamine-phosphate kinase — translated: MKNLNSEQDFLALIDTYFPSINGHVTLGRGDDCSILRTNKELCISKDLFLEDVHFRRSYFSPADIGYKSLAVNISDIAAMGGVPKGFALGLIVPPELDESYWDSLLKEMAKLANRHRLILAGGDLCKGTSLGISVTVWGEPFQNPKQNSGSKGKFLTRGNAKPGDILFIHGSLGLARTGMLLLEKDEPCSRDTFPKSVQAHLRPQTRIEIGNTLSTFPSVTGLMDLSDGLARDLPRFINCCETAFGAEISLPEDLLHSEVIRFAKTNGIPPEEHAFQGGEDYALFGAASADGFDELINTVEGIVPIGVLTDRSEILLNGKKYSEKGFDHFSG
- the tsaA gene encoding tRNA (N6-threonylcarbamoyladenosine(37)-N6)-methyltransferase TrmO; this encodes MDTDLKIIGFIKSEFKKREDTPKQGDEGGVEAVLHIKEEFSEAMDGLKPGMEILLLSWLHEGDRNYLRVHPRGNKATPMRGVFSTRSPDRPNPIGLHPVTIKSVNGLEIRVYPLEAIDGTPLLDIKNA
- the infA gene encoding translation initiation factor IF-1 is translated as MAKEEGIAVNGTVEEALPNAMFRVELENGHVVLAHISGKMRKFRIRVMPGDKVTVELSPYDLTRGRITYRPR
- a CDS encoding RNA-binding protein, translated to MSKNIYVGNLPWSASEEDIKSAFEEFGEVISVNLITDRETGRPRGFCFVEMDDQGALQAIESLDGKDFGGRNLKVNEARPREERPKRW